The following coding sequences lie in one Sporomusaceae bacterium FL31 genomic window:
- the cidA_2 gene encoding holin-like protein CidA, whose product MKKIFLFIIQTLALWAIYWLGNQITAFLHVPVPGNVMGMMLLFGLLASGIIKVEQLEVAGSYLLKHISFFFIPIAVGLMNWTTLFYQHSLWLSLAIVVSALLALFTVVFVVQLADRSEGQ is encoded by the coding sequence ATGAAAAAAATATTTCTGTTCATCATCCAAACACTGGCTTTGTGGGCTATTTACTGGCTTGGTAATCAAATTACCGCGTTCCTCCATGTTCCGGTTCCGGGCAATGTGATGGGAATGATGTTGCTATTTGGGCTATTGGCAAGTGGTATCATAAAGGTTGAGCAGCTTGAAGTGGCAGGCAGCTATCTCCTCAAACATATTTCTTTCTTCTTCATACCCATTGCAGTCGGATTGATGAACTGGACAACACTTTTTTATCAGCATAGCCTGTGGCTGTCGCTTGCTATTGTTGTCAGTGCCTTATTGGCGCTGTTTACAGTGGTCTTCGTGGTGCAGCTGGCCGATAGGAGTGAGGGGCAATGA
- the nrfA_2 gene encoding cytochrome c-552 encodes MSKRQKSLIALLSVFLLFFGFVVMRIGVKPVNTVKAAKIPAGEYDPAVWGQYYPLQYASFKMMAQEAPSPTGYGGSLKEQKSVMQPEILTLFKGMPFSKDYSEDRGHVYALEDLRESKRIGPASKGACITCKTPYIEQAYNEMGWGYANKPLTELMAKAEHPVSCANCHDPETMNLRVINPAFIEAQARRGIDVAKAPREEMRSYVCAQCHSEYYFEPGTSKVVFPWDKGLKPAEMYSYYNDKPSGFTQDWQHPDSKAPMLKAQHPDYELFSTSTHGKAGVSCADCHMPYMRKDGQKYTSHWVTSPLKNLEASCSSCHSQGTAWLEERVKTIQDQTFELQHTAGQTIAKAHQAIQAASSQANVNQTELARAQELVRQAQWYWDLLSAENSMGFHNPSQALTTLGQANELAHQAIEAANRAAGMQLL; translated from the coding sequence TTGAGTAAAAGGCAGAAATCTTTAATCGCTTTGCTGTCCGTATTTTTGCTATTCTTTGGGTTTGTTGTCATGCGCATTGGGGTAAAACCGGTCAACACGGTCAAAGCTGCAAAAATTCCGGCAGGAGAATATGATCCTGCGGTATGGGGCCAATACTATCCATTGCAGTATGCAAGCTTTAAGATGATGGCCCAAGAAGCACCTTCGCCAACCGGCTATGGCGGCAGCTTGAAAGAGCAAAAATCCGTGATGCAGCCAGAGATTCTTACGCTGTTTAAAGGGATGCCGTTTAGTAAGGATTATAGTGAAGATCGCGGCCATGTTTATGCCCTGGAAGATCTTCGTGAATCTAAACGAATTGGCCCGGCAAGTAAAGGCGCTTGTATTACCTGTAAAACTCCTTATATTGAACAGGCTTACAATGAGATGGGATGGGGCTATGCCAACAAGCCGCTAACTGAGTTGATGGCAAAAGCTGAACATCCGGTTTCGTGTGCCAACTGTCATGATCCTGAAACCATGAATTTGAGGGTCATTAATCCAGCGTTCATTGAAGCTCAGGCGCGGCGCGGTATTGATGTGGCGAAAGCGCCAAGAGAAGAGATGCGCAGTTATGTTTGTGCGCAATGCCATTCCGAGTATTATTTTGAACCAGGCACCAGTAAAGTGGTTTTCCCTTGGGACAAGGGCTTAAAACCTGCTGAGATGTACTCCTATTATAACGACAAGCCAAGTGGGTTTACCCAGGACTGGCAGCATCCTGACTCTAAGGCGCCTATGCTCAAGGCGCAGCATCCGGATTATGAACTGTTTTCAACCAGTACACACGGAAAAGCGGGTGTTTCCTGTGCTGACTGTCATATGCCGTATATGCGAAAAGATGGCCAGAAATACACGTCACACTGGGTAACCAGCCCGCTGAAAAACCTGGAAGCGTCGTGCTCATCTTGTCATAGCCAGGGAACTGCCTGGTTGGAGGAGCGGGTAAAGACCATTCAGGATCAGACCTTTGAGCTGCAGCATACTGCTGGCCAGACTATTGCCAAAGCCCATCAAGCCATACAGGCTGCCTCTTCGCAAGCTAATGTCAATCAGACAGAACTTGCCAGGGCACAAGAACTGGTTCGGCAGGCACAGTGGTACTGGGATCTTCTTTCAGCTGAAAATAGTATGGGCTTTCATAACCCATCTCAGGCGCTGACTACCCTGGGCCAGGCTAATGAGCTTGCTCATCAGGCCATTGAAGCCGCTAATCGGGCAGCAGGCATGCAACTGCTTTAA
- the yhjN gene encoding hypothetical protein gives MIYQYVLLFLAACAGGYVFSLIHLPLPWTLGPMVTVVIIKNGFGRSVAWPPAIRNVAMVVLGYVMGGSFTPETGRHVLLQLPTITVMTLLTIGLCLLGGYISHRFTEADLATSLMGSMPGGLSQMAMICEDIKAADAGTVIMMQTIRMITVVFVVPFLVLHGLANQVSNPVKAAAQLDAGDLPALLLFAGVIFVVLYVYKKMKLPSAALLAPILGTAGLTLSGVHAPPLPAAAIAIAQICVGIRMGIPIRMDTLTNNKRVLFYSFLSILMVIALLLVFDYLLAGWTGIDVVSAVISTAPGGITEMGLTAMMVHADLSTVIAFQLFRLMFVLILAIPALRWWVGRSRRLLSN, from the coding sequence ATGATTTATCAGTATGTCCTATTGTTTTTAGCTGCGTGTGCCGGGGGCTATGTGTTTAGTTTAATCCACTTACCGTTACCGTGGACGCTTGGGCCGATGGTGACGGTAGTCATCATAAAAAATGGTTTTGGCCGCTCTGTAGCTTGGCCGCCAGCCATTAGAAATGTTGCCATGGTTGTTCTCGGCTATGTGATGGGCGGTTCCTTTACGCCAGAAACAGGCCGGCACGTACTGCTTCAGCTGCCCACGATTACCGTGATGACCTTGCTGACAATTGGCTTGTGCTTGTTGGGCGGGTATATCAGCCATCGCTTTACTGAGGCTGATTTGGCAACCAGCCTCATGGGCAGTATGCCTGGCGGGCTTTCTCAAATGGCGATGATCTGTGAGGATATTAAAGCAGCGGATGCTGGGACGGTTATTATGATGCAGACCATCCGGATGATTACCGTCGTGTTTGTGGTACCTTTTTTAGTTCTGCATGGCTTGGCCAATCAGGTTAGCAATCCTGTGAAAGCTGCCGCACAGCTTGATGCTGGGGACCTTCCTGCATTGCTGTTATTTGCAGGGGTTATTTTCGTTGTGCTCTATGTTTACAAAAAAATGAAGCTGCCGAGCGCGGCTTTGCTTGCCCCCATTCTAGGTACTGCAGGCTTAACTTTATCGGGTGTTCACGCGCCGCCGCTGCCTGCAGCAGCTATTGCTATTGCACAAATATGTGTCGGTATCCGTATGGGCATACCGATCAGAATGGATACGCTGACGAATAATAAACGGGTGCTTTTTTATAGTTTTCTCAGTATCCTGATGGTTATTGCTCTGCTTCTGGTCTTTGATTACCTGCTTGCCGGATGGACCGGTATTGATGTCGTCAGTGCAGTGATTAGTACAGCTCCAGGGGGAATTACCGAAATGGGGCTGACGGCCATGATGGTTCATGCCGACTTATCGACGGTGATTGCTTTTCAGCTGTTTCGCCTGATGTTTGTATTAATCCTTGCCATCCCAGCACTGCGCTGGTGGGTTGGGCGCAGCCGCAGACTTTTGAGCAATTAG
- a CDS encoding membrane protein, which translates to MMSMVVLMTILLTLGAYCLSRYLFLRYNNPLFNMVLLGTAIVIAGLMAFQIPYATYAPAKEIMTFLLGPATVALAIPLYKNRTLIRKYGFVIFGSVAIGSLVSMASAMLIAKFGGLSQAVIISSAPKSVTAPIAVEIAQITGGDPSLAAAFVVATGTFGSALGPTLLTWFKVSNPRARGLALGTVAHAQGIAMALMESEDRGAMASLAMAIAAIFTSLIAPLLVRFFIQP; encoded by the coding sequence ATGATGTCAATGGTGGTTTTAATGACTATTTTACTTACGTTGGGTGCGTATTGTTTAAGCCGCTATTTGTTTCTGCGGTACAACAATCCATTGTTTAATATGGTGTTACTGGGAACAGCCATTGTTATTGCTGGATTAATGGCTTTTCAAATTCCTTATGCGACCTATGCGCCAGCTAAAGAGATTATGACCTTCCTGCTTGGGCCTGCAACGGTTGCTTTGGCAATTCCGTTATACAAGAATAGAACGCTGATCAGGAAATATGGTTTTGTTATTTTTGGCAGTGTTGCGATCGGCTCACTGGTATCCATGGCGTCAGCCATGCTGATCGCCAAGTTTGGGGGACTCAGCCAGGCTGTTATCATTTCGTCTGCCCCTAAATCGGTCACCGCACCCATTGCGGTGGAGATTGCCCAGATTACAGGCGGTGATCCATCTTTGGCAGCGGCCTTTGTTGTGGCAACCGGGACGTTTGGTTCTGCATTGGGACCTACGTTATTGACCTGGTTCAAGGTTTCTAATCCGAGAGCCCGAGGTTTGGCCTTAGGCACGGTAGCCCATGCACAAGGCATTGCAATGGCGTTAATGGAGTCGGAGGATCGGGGGGCAATGGCAAGCTTAGCCATGGCGATTGCCGCTATCTTTACTTCACTGATTGCACCGCTGCTGGTGAGGTTCTTTATCCAACCATAA
- the nrfH_2 gene encoding cytochrome c-type protein NrfH, whose protein sequence is MDTGQFLNRNALKIALAVFVFAAVGMLVIGAGYAYADSPQFCGSCHSMTESTASWQASNHKQFRCTDCHLPHQNLAIHLIVKAKTGMNDTYHEVLRDYPANMVLSTQGKAIVNDNCLRCHQSTVENTAMAAGGNDCIKCHRGLVHGTNKSKGGIKVE, encoded by the coding sequence TTGGATACTGGTCAGTTCCTAAACCGTAATGCACTAAAGATTGCATTGGCAGTTTTTGTGTTTGCGGCGGTAGGAATGCTGGTGATTGGAGCCGGTTATGCCTATGCCGACAGTCCGCAGTTTTGCGGGTCGTGCCATTCCATGACTGAAAGTACCGCCAGCTGGCAGGCGTCGAACCATAAGCAGTTTCGCTGCACAGACTGCCACCTGCCGCATCAAAATTTAGCGATTCACTTAATCGTTAAAGCCAAGACCGGTATGAACGACACTTACCACGAAGTACTGAGGGACTACCCTGCGAACATGGTTCTATCGACTCAAGGCAAGGCTATTGTGAATGACAACTGCTTACGTTGTCATCAGTCCACTGTGGAAAACACAGCGATGGCGGCAGGTGGAAATGATTGCATCAAATGTCATCGCGGCCTTGTGCATGGCACAAATAAAAGCAAAGGGGGGATAAAGGTTGAGTAA
- the ohrR gene encoding MarR family transcriptional regulator, whose protein sequence is MNRDELLKLDNQLCFTIYACSREVIRLYRPFLAELGITYTQYVALLVLWEKESLTLKELGEKLFLDSGTLTPLLKKMEAANLLVRQRSQNDERTICIRLTEQGKSLKNKAYEIPEKVFCSAQLDVQEVMDLRDQLKKILNKIKKKSQ, encoded by the coding sequence ATGAACAGAGATGAACTACTGAAATTGGACAATCAGCTATGTTTTACCATCTATGCCTGCTCCCGGGAGGTCATTCGATTGTATCGTCCCTTTTTAGCTGAATTGGGTATCACCTATACTCAATATGTAGCGTTACTCGTGTTGTGGGAGAAGGAAAGTCTCACCTTGAAGGAGTTGGGTGAAAAACTCTTTCTGGATTCAGGAACACTGACACCTTTGCTAAAAAAAATGGAGGCAGCCAATTTATTAGTTCGGCAGCGAAGCCAGAATGATGAAAGAACCATTTGCATCAGGTTGACAGAACAAGGGAAAAGTTTAAAAAACAAAGCCTATGAAATCCCTGAAAAAGTTTTCTGTAGTGCCCAACTTGATGTGCAAGAAGTGATGGATTTAAGAGACCAACTCAAAAAAATATTAAATAAAATTAAAAAAAAATCACAATAA
- the ywbI_5 gene encoding putative HTH-type transcriptional regulator YwbI, which translates to MDIRNLEYFIEVARQKSFSKAAEAIHISQPSVSKAIKELETQWGITLFYRNTKTIELTDSGAVILEQAQQIVSAFNHITIQLDGLKKMQTGKIHIGLPPITAVTAFAKLLKAFKSEYPNIQVQLYEYGPKKIEAAIQEGLLDIGIFTPLDEDEQYEKIWVECDPHNVILHPQHWLSQFPAVDFKQLSQEEFIIYNNEYRLHDMIIARCRQAGFTPRITLETSQRDLMMQMVAANLGIALLPQKLCAKLDACDVVCRPFLDPQLYLKLAFTWKRDRYLSHAAREFLGFVKATGLDDESVKCCNSFCK; encoded by the coding sequence TTGGATATAAGAAATTTAGAGTATTTTATCGAAGTGGCCAGACAAAAAAGCTTTAGTAAAGCTGCCGAGGCCATTCATATATCCCAGCCATCTGTTAGTAAAGCCATCAAAGAATTAGAGACACAATGGGGGATTACTTTATTCTACCGCAATACCAAGACTATTGAGCTTACCGACAGCGGAGCCGTTATTCTTGAACAGGCACAGCAGATTGTATCCGCATTTAACCATATTACCATCCAATTGGATGGCCTTAAGAAGATGCAAACAGGTAAAATTCATATCGGCTTACCGCCGATAACGGCTGTGACTGCTTTCGCTAAGCTGCTGAAGGCGTTTAAAAGTGAATATCCCAATATTCAAGTTCAGTTGTATGAATATGGACCCAAAAAAATTGAGGCCGCTATTCAGGAAGGCTTATTGGATATTGGTATTTTTACTCCCCTCGATGAGGATGAGCAGTATGAGAAAATTTGGGTGGAATGCGATCCTCATAATGTCATTTTGCATCCTCAACACTGGCTGTCCCAATTTCCGGCCGTGGACTTTAAACAATTGAGCCAGGAAGAGTTTATTATTTATAATAATGAGTACCGGCTGCATGATATGATTATTGCCCGATGTCGGCAGGCCGGGTTTACTCCTCGCATTACGTTGGAGACCTCGCAGCGGGATTTAATGATGCAGATGGTCGCCGCGAATTTGGGGATTGCTTTATTGCCGCAAAAGCTCTGTGCCAAGCTGGATGCTTGTGATGTTGTTTGCCGACCCTTCCTAGATCCGCAATTATATCTAAAATTGGCCTTTACTTGGAAACGGGATCGCTATCTATCTCATGCAGCCCGTGAGTTTCTTGGCTTTGTCAAAGCCACAGGGCTTGATGATGAGTCGGTAAAGTGCTGCAACAGTTTTTGCAAATGA
- a CDS encoding 4Fe-4S ferredoxin, with the protein MGKSKVYFTNLRATAKMNLLQKLDRLVRKAGIEQFDFKEKFAAIKIHFGEPGNLAYLRPNYAKVIADVVKELGGKVFLTDCNTLYVGRRKDALEHMDAAYENGYNPFTTGCQIIIGDGLKGTDEAYIPVPCGEYVKEAKIGRAVMDADIIISLNHFKGHELTGFGGALKNIGMGCGSRAGKMEMHSEGKPRVRSNACVGCGACVKICAHSAITVTNKKAQIDHSRCVGCGRCIGACHFNAIGAAWDESNDVLNKKIAEYTWAVLNDRPHFHISLVVDVSPNCDCHSENDVPIIPDIGMFASFDPVALDMACADMANQAPVIADSYLTEQLQHAKASGNAQDHFCVAHPETNWLVCVEHAEKIGIGTKEYELIEI; encoded by the coding sequence ATGGGGAAATCAAAAGTTTATTTTACTAATCTGCGGGCAACGGCCAAAATGAATCTGCTGCAAAAACTAGACCGGTTAGTGCGAAAAGCCGGCATTGAACAATTTGATTTTAAAGAAAAATTTGCAGCCATCAAAATTCACTTTGGCGAGCCAGGCAATCTTGCCTATCTTCGGCCTAATTATGCTAAGGTTATTGCCGATGTAGTCAAGGAGCTGGGCGGCAAAGTCTTTCTGACTGACTGTAATACGCTGTATGTTGGGCGTAGAAAAGATGCTTTAGAACATATGGATGCAGCTTATGAGAACGGCTATAATCCATTTACCACCGGCTGTCAGATTATTATTGGCGATGGTTTGAAGGGAACCGATGAGGCCTATATTCCTGTTCCATGTGGTGAATATGTGAAAGAGGCTAAAATCGGCCGTGCCGTGATGGATGCCGATATCATCATTAGCTTGAATCATTTTAAGGGGCATGAATTAACCGGATTTGGCGGCGCCCTGAAAAATATTGGGATGGGCTGTGGGTCGCGAGCCGGTAAAATGGAGATGCATAGTGAAGGCAAGCCACGGGTACGGAGCAATGCCTGTGTGGGTTGCGGAGCCTGTGTGAAAATCTGTGCTCATAGTGCGATCACTGTTACCAACAAAAAGGCACAAATTGATCACAGCCGTTGTGTTGGCTGTGGCCGATGTATCGGGGCTTGCCATTTTAATGCCATTGGTGCAGCCTGGGATGAGTCTAATGATGTGCTGAATAAAAAAATTGCTGAATATACCTGGGCTGTGTTAAATGACAGACCACATTTTCATATTAGTTTGGTTGTCGATGTTTCCCCGAACTGTGATTGCCATTCCGAGAACGATGTGCCGATTATTCCTGACATTGGCATGTTTGCATCCTTTGATCCAGTAGCGCTGGATATGGCCTGCGCGGATATGGCCAACCAGGCTCCGGTTATTGCCGATAGTTACCTGACTGAGCAGCTGCAGCATGCTAAGGCTTCAGGCAATGCGCAAGATCATTTCTGTGTAGCGCATCCAGAAACCAATTGGCTGGTTTGTGTTGAGCATGCTGAGAAAATTGGTATTGGAACTAAAGAATATGAACTGATTGAAATTTAA
- a CDS encoding FAD-binding protein: protein MQNTHIEALKKIVGQDHVLTSPEDLYTYSYDATPGHAHMPEVVVIPGNTQEISEIMKFANENKIPVYTRGSGTNLSAGTVPTKGGIVLLMARFNKIIEVDLENLVAVVEVGVVVADLNDEVAKSGLIYPPDPGTVATATMGGTISENAGGLRGLKYGVSKHYVMGLEVVLANGDILKTGGKNVKDVSGYDMTKLFTGAEGTLGVLTRAIVKLVPAPEARKSMMAIFKDLDDAGKAVSGIIAAKIIPATLEILDNATIRTVEDYAKVGLPLDAEAVLLIEVDGIPEVVEKEAVKVMDVLKSNNAAEVQIAKTDAERDQLWAARRAALPALAKLRPTTYVEDATVPRSKVPAFLKAVNDIAKRNNVTIGTFGHAGDGNMHPTIVCDLRNKEEMERVYKAMDEMFKAAVELNGTLSGEHGIGLGKLPWMELQHGPQGMNAMKAIKRALDPNLILNPGKLVGEC from the coding sequence ATGCAAAATACTCATATCGAGGCGTTAAAGAAAATAGTTGGCCAAGACCACGTTCTGACCAGTCCGGAGGACCTATACACTTATTCTTATGATGCTACCCCTGGTCATGCTCACATGCCGGAAGTTGTTGTTATTCCAGGCAATACTCAGGAAATCTCCGAAATCATGAAATTTGCCAATGAGAACAAGATTCCCGTTTATACCCGTGGCTCAGGCACCAATCTAAGTGCAGGTACTGTACCGACTAAGGGTGGTATTGTACTTCTGATGGCTCGTTTTAACAAGATTATCGAGGTGGATTTAGAAAACCTGGTAGCTGTCGTTGAAGTGGGCGTCGTAGTTGCTGATTTAAATGATGAAGTCGCAAAAAGCGGTTTGATATATCCGCCAGATCCTGGAACCGTGGCAACGGCAACAATGGGGGGCACTATTTCCGAAAACGCCGGCGGTCTGCGCGGTCTTAAATATGGCGTTTCCAAACACTATGTTATGGGTCTAGAAGTGGTTCTAGCCAATGGTGATATTCTAAAAACTGGCGGTAAAAACGTTAAAGACGTTTCCGGTTATGATATGACAAAATTATTTACTGGTGCTGAAGGTACTTTGGGTGTTCTGACCAGAGCCATTGTCAAACTGGTACCAGCGCCTGAAGCCAGAAAAAGCATGATGGCCATTTTTAAAGATCTTGATGATGCTGGTAAGGCTGTTTCCGGTATTATTGCTGCTAAAATCATACCAGCTACGCTGGAGATTCTTGATAATGCCACCATTCGGACGGTCGAGGATTATGCCAAGGTTGGATTGCCGTTAGATGCTGAAGCTGTTCTGCTCATTGAAGTGGATGGTATCCCTGAAGTGGTTGAAAAAGAAGCAGTTAAAGTTATGGATGTATTGAAATCGAATAATGCTGCTGAAGTTCAAATTGCTAAGACGGATGCTGAACGTGATCAATTATGGGCTGCCCGTCGTGCGGCGCTGCCAGCATTGGCTAAACTCCGTCCAACCACTTATGTTGAGGATGCAACTGTTCCACGCAGCAAGGTTCCTGCTTTCTTGAAGGCAGTCAATGATATTGCTAAAAGAAATAACGTTACAATTGGTACTTTCGGTCATGCTGGTGATGGCAACATGCATCCGACGATTGTTTGCGACCTGCGTAACAAAGAAGAAATGGAACGCGTTTATAAAGCCATGGATGAAATGTTTAAAGCAGCAGTTGAACTAAATGGCACCTTGAGTGGTGAACATGGTATCGGTTTAGGCAAGCTGCCATGGATGGAACTGCAGCACGGACCACAAGGTATGAATGCCATGAAAGCGATTAAACGCGCACTTGACCCTAACCTTATTTTAAATCCTGGTAAACTAGTGGGAGAGTGTTAA
- a CDS encoding flavodoxin translates to MKFTVFYFSATGNSMHVAKSIAGKLPECSLVSIAGLHDEEKIIVETEGVGFVFPTHYFGLPPLIREFITKINLDQTTYSFAVVTSGSSQHLSSALTQAAGLFKQKGLALNAGFHIDMISSYLPLSALPPEKKIQAKLAKADEKIQQITSAILTQQSMIESEHFWRLFAAINQYWRNHLLPQSHQKFYATDACVSCGSCEKICPVSNIRLEHHKPHWQNHCQECLACLHACPAQSIEFGSRTAGKRRYRHPRIAAADIIAAKEPAQR, encoded by the coding sequence ATGAAATTTACTGTTTTTTATTTTTCTGCTACTGGCAATTCCATGCATGTAGCCAAGTCGATTGCCGGAAAGCTGCCTGAGTGTTCGCTGGTATCCATTGCCGGCCTGCATGATGAGGAGAAGATTATTGTCGAGACCGAAGGTGTCGGTTTTGTTTTTCCAACCCACTATTTTGGATTGCCGCCGCTTATAAGGGAGTTTATTACTAAGATTAACTTAGATCAGACAACCTATTCTTTTGCTGTGGTTACATCAGGCAGCAGCCAGCATCTTAGCAGTGCCCTGACGCAGGCAGCAGGGTTGTTTAAGCAGAAGGGGCTCGCGTTAAATGCCGGATTTCATATCGATATGATTTCAAGTTATCTGCCGTTATCTGCGTTGCCGCCAGAAAAGAAAATACAGGCTAAACTGGCTAAAGCCGACGAAAAAATCCAGCAGATTACCAGCGCAATTTTGACACAACAATCCATGATCGAGTCTGAGCATTTTTGGAGACTTTTTGCAGCGATTAATCAATATTGGCGAAACCACTTACTGCCTCAATCCCATCAAAAGTTTTATGCAACGGATGCTTGTGTTTCCTGTGGAAGTTGTGAAAAAATTTGTCCTGTTTCTAATATTCGTCTGGAACATCATAAGCCGCATTGGCAAAATCACTGTCAGGAATGTCTGGCATGTCTGCACGCCTGCCCGGCTCAAAGTATTGAATTCGGCAGCCGGACAGCCGGTAAAAGACGCTATCGCCATCCACGGATCGCTGCTGCAGACATCATTGCAGCGAAAGAACCGGCACAACGATAA